Proteins from one Streptomyces genisteinicus genomic window:
- the nusB gene encoding transcription antitermination factor NusB produces the protein MAARNKARKRAFQILFEADQRGASVQSVLADWVRHARSDDRQPPVAEYTMDLVEGYAAHADRIDELIATYAVGWTLDRMPVVDRNILRLGAYELVWVDETPDAVVIDEAVQLAKEFSTDESPSFVNGLLGRFKDLKPSLRRD, from the coding sequence GTGGCCGCCCGTAACAAGGCCCGCAAGCGCGCCTTCCAGATCCTCTTCGAGGCCGACCAGCGCGGTGCGTCCGTGCAGAGCGTCCTCGCGGACTGGGTGCGGCACGCGCGGTCGGACGACCGCCAGCCGCCGGTCGCCGAGTACACGATGGACCTCGTCGAGGGGTACGCGGCGCACGCGGACCGCATCGACGAGCTGATCGCCACGTACGCGGTCGGCTGGACGCTGGACCGTATGCCGGTCGTCGACCGCAACATCCTCCGCCTCGGCGCGTACGAGCTGGTGTGGGTGGACGAGACGCCGGACGCGGTGGTGATCGACGAGGCGGTGCAGCTCGCCAAGGAGTTCTCCACCGACGAGTCGCCGTCCTTCGTGAACGGCCTGCTGGGCCGTTTCAAGGACCTCAAGCCGAGCCTGCGCCGCGACTGA
- the efp gene encoding elongation factor P, with product MASTNDLKNGMVLKLDGGQLWSVVEFQHVKPGKGPAFVRTKLKNVLSGKVVDKTFNAGVKVETATVDRRDMQFSYMDGEYFVFMDMQTYDQLMVDRKQVGDAANFLIEGFTASVAQHEGEVLYVELPAAVELVIEHTEPGVQGDRSTGGSKPARLETGYEIQVPLFITTGEKIKVDTRSGDYLGRVNS from the coding sequence GTGGCTTCCACGAACGACCTCAAGAACGGCATGGTGCTCAAGCTCGACGGAGGCCAGCTCTGGTCCGTCGTCGAGTTCCAGCACGTCAAGCCCGGCAAGGGCCCTGCCTTCGTGCGCACCAAGCTCAAGAACGTGCTCTCCGGCAAGGTCGTCGACAAGACCTTCAACGCAGGCGTGAAGGTCGAGACGGCCACCGTCGACCGCCGTGACATGCAGTTCTCGTACATGGACGGCGAGTACTTCGTGTTCATGGACATGCAGACGTACGACCAGCTCATGGTCGACCGCAAGCAGGTCGGCGACGCGGCGAACTTCCTCATCGAGGGCTTCACCGCCAGCGTCGCGCAGCACGAGGGCGAGGTGCTCTACGTCGAGCTCCCGGCCGCAGTCGAGCTGGTCATCGAGCACACCGAGCCCGGGGTGCAGGGCGACCGCTCCACCGGCGGCTCCAAGCCCGCGCGCCTGGAGACCGGCTACGAGATCCAGGTCCCGCTCTTCATCACCACCGGAGAGAAGATCAAGGTCGACACCCGCTCGGGCGACTACCTCGGCCGGGTGAACAGCTAA
- a CDS encoding M24 family metallopeptidase: MSEVYGVRRGRLRDRCAAAGSAAVLVSRPANVRYLAGAAPPGAALLLGGREDVLLCPPGPEGDPPSGRPDDGLRIAVLPAGAADPVVAAAELAQGAGAPALAVEEHHLTVARHRAVAAAAPRVRIADLGLAVEQQRIVKDDDEIASLRIAAEITDQALGELLESILVGRTERHLALELERRLVDHGADGPAFPTSVATGPHSGLQGHRPSDRRVEEGDFLSVSLGANYRGYRCEIGRTFVIGTSPADWQIELYDLVFAAQRAGRQALRPGTAYRDVDHAARQVLDAAGHGEHLAPRTGHGVGLEIGEDPQLAPAAMGKLDACVPVTVEPGVHLPGRGGVRIDDTLVVRQEADGGPELLTITTKELLAL; the protein is encoded by the coding sequence ATGTCCGAGGTCTATGGCGTCCGCCGCGGCCGGCTGCGTGACCGCTGCGCGGCGGCCGGAAGCGCGGCGGTCCTGGTGTCCCGGCCCGCCAATGTCCGCTATCTCGCCGGTGCCGCCCCGCCCGGTGCCGCCCTGCTGCTGGGCGGCCGCGAGGACGTGCTGCTGTGCCCCCCGGGCCCGGAGGGCGATCCGCCGTCCGGGCGGCCCGACGACGGGCTCCGGATCGCCGTGCTGCCGGCCGGCGCCGCCGACCCCGTCGTCGCCGCCGCGGAGCTGGCCCAGGGCGCGGGCGCGCCGGCGCTCGCCGTCGAGGAGCACCACCTGACGGTCGCCCGCCACCGAGCCGTCGCCGCGGCCGCCCCACGGGTGCGGATCGCCGACCTGGGCCTCGCCGTCGAGCAGCAGCGCATCGTGAAGGACGACGACGAGATCGCCTCGCTGCGCATCGCCGCCGAGATCACCGACCAGGCGCTCGGGGAGCTGCTGGAGTCGATCCTCGTCGGCCGGACCGAACGGCATCTCGCCCTGGAGCTGGAGCGCCGCCTCGTCGACCACGGCGCCGACGGCCCCGCCTTCCCCACCTCCGTCGCCACCGGGCCCCACAGCGGCCTCCAGGGCCACCGGCCCTCGGACCGGCGGGTGGAGGAGGGCGACTTCCTCTCCGTCTCGCTCGGCGCGAACTACCGCGGCTACCGCTGCGAGATCGGCCGCACCTTCGTGATCGGCACCTCGCCCGCGGACTGGCAGATCGAGCTGTACGACCTGGTCTTCGCCGCTCAGCGCGCCGGGCGACAGGCCCTGCGGCCGGGGACGGCGTACCGCGACGTGGACCATGCGGCCCGTCAGGTGCTGGACGCCGCGGGGCACGGCGAGCACCTCGCCCCGCGGACCGGGCACGGTGTCGGGCTGGAAATCGGTGAGGACCCGCAACTGGCCCCTGCGGCCATGGGTAAACTGGACGCTTGCGTGCCGGTCACCGTCGAACCGGGGGTCCACCTCCCGGGACGGGGCGGGGTCCGGATCGATGACACGCTCGTCGTGCGCCAGGAGGCGGACGGCGGACCCGAGCTACTCACCATCACGACCAAGGAGCTGCTCGCGCTCTAG
- a CDS encoding Pro-rich N-terminal domain-containing protein, which yields MQHAVGAPLPPPHGPGQGPAAWTPSAHHPGPVPGPPGGPPPPPPPQGPPGPHPSAPPVPGGWTGPAPRHPSGPPLRETTGHVQLPPGEPVPLPAPPPSDGTGAAMLAVLLIGPAGAGKTTVARHWARTRRVPTAHISLDDVREWVCSGFADPQDGWNDHSEAQYRLARRTCGFAARNFLANGISCILDDAVFPDRPVVGLGGWKRHVGPGLLPVVLLPGLEIVLERNAERSGNRRLSDEEVAGIHGRMAGWYGSGLPIIDNSKYDVETTARVLDEVLARAIASPPTW from the coding sequence ATGCAGCACGCAGTGGGGGCTCCGCTGCCGCCGCCCCACGGACCGGGGCAGGGGCCGGCCGCATGGACACCCAGCGCTCACCACCCCGGGCCGGTGCCCGGCCCGCCCGGCGGGCCGCCGCCTCCGCCGCCCCCGCAGGGGCCGCCGGGGCCGCACCCCTCGGCGCCGCCGGTGCCCGGCGGCTGGACCGGACCCGCGCCCCGGCACCCCTCGGGACCGCCGCTGCGCGAGACGACGGGACACGTCCAGCTGCCGCCGGGCGAGCCCGTCCCCCTGCCCGCTCCGCCGCCGTCCGACGGCACGGGCGCCGCCATGCTCGCCGTGCTGCTCATCGGCCCCGCGGGGGCGGGGAAGACCACGGTCGCCCGCCACTGGGCCAGGACCCGTAGGGTGCCCACCGCGCACATCAGCCTCGACGACGTCCGCGAATGGGTCTGCTCGGGGTTCGCCGACCCCCAGGACGGCTGGAACGACCACTCCGAGGCCCAGTACCGCCTGGCGCGCCGCACCTGCGGCTTCGCCGCCCGCAACTTCCTCGCCAACGGGATCTCCTGCATCCTCGACGACGCGGTCTTCCCCGACCGTCCCGTCGTCGGCCTCGGCGGCTGGAAGCGCCACGTCGGCCCCGGCCTGCTGCCCGTGGTGCTCCTCCCCGGTCTGGAGATCGTCCTCGAACGCAACGCGGAGCGCTCCGGCAACCGCCGCCTCTCCGACGAGGAGGTCGCGGGGATCCACGGCCGGATGGCGGGGTGGTACGGCTCGGGCCTGCCGATCATCGACAACTCCAAGTACGACGTGGAGACCACCGCCCGCGTCCTCGACGAGGTCCTGGCCCGCGCGATCGCCAGCCCGCCGACCTGGTAG
- the aroQ gene encoding type II 3-dehydroquinate dehydratase: protein MSRRVLVLNGPNLGRLGSREPDVYGSTSYAGLVEACGTLGKELGLDVEVRETNDEGEMIRWLHEAADHAIPVVLNPGAFTHYSYGMRDAAAQRTAPLVEVHISNPYTREAFRHTSVVAAVASGTVAGFGIGSYRLALRALVEELDA, encoded by the coding sequence GTGAGCCGCCGCGTCCTGGTCCTCAACGGGCCGAACCTGGGCCGCCTCGGCTCCCGCGAGCCCGACGTCTACGGCTCGACGTCCTACGCGGGCCTGGTCGAGGCGTGCGGGACGCTGGGGAAGGAACTCGGCCTCGACGTCGAGGTGCGGGAGACCAACGACGAGGGCGAGATGATCCGCTGGCTCCACGAAGCAGCGGACCATGCGATTCCGGTCGTTCTCAACCCGGGGGCCTTCACCCACTACTCGTACGGGATGCGGGACGCCGCGGCGCAGCGGACCGCGCCCCTCGTCGAGGTGCACATCTCCAACCCGTACACGCGGGAGGCGTTCCGCCACACCTCCGTGGTCGCCGCCGTGGCCAGCGGCACGGTGGCCGGCTTCGGCATCGGCTCCTACCGGCTGGCGCTCCGCGCGCTGGTGGAGGAGCTGGACGCCTGA
- the aroB gene encoding 3-dehydroquinate synthase yields MTDQAVTRIQVGGTAGTDPYEVLIGRQLLGELPGLIGTQAQRVAVVHPEALAETGEALRADLADQGYEAVAVQVPNAEEAKTAEVAAYCWKALGQTGFTRTDVIVGVGGGATTDLAGFVAATWLRGVRWIAVPTTVLAMVDAAVGGKTGINTAEGKNLVGAFHPPAGVICDLAALDSLPVNDYVSGMAEIIKAGFIADPVILDLVESDPQGARTPDGPHTAELIERSIRVKADVVSSDLKESGLREILNYGHTLAHAIEKNERYKWRHGAAVSVGMVFAAELGRLAGRLDDATADRHRSVLESVGLPLTYRGDQWPKLLETMKVDKKSRGSVLRFIVLDGLGKPTVLEGPDPAVLLAAFGEVSA; encoded by the coding sequence GTGACGGACCAGGCAGTGACACGTATCCAGGTCGGCGGCACGGCCGGCACCGACCCCTACGAGGTGCTGATCGGCCGCCAGTTGCTCGGCGAGCTGCCGGGCCTCATCGGGACGCAGGCCCAGCGGGTGGCCGTCGTGCACCCCGAGGCGCTCGCCGAGACGGGCGAGGCGCTCCGCGCCGACCTCGCCGACCAGGGCTACGAGGCCGTGGCCGTCCAGGTGCCGAACGCCGAGGAGGCGAAGACCGCCGAGGTCGCCGCCTACTGCTGGAAGGCCCTCGGCCAGACCGGCTTCACCCGGACCGACGTCATCGTCGGGGTCGGCGGCGGCGCCACCACCGACCTCGCCGGCTTCGTCGCGGCGACCTGGCTGCGCGGGGTGCGCTGGATCGCCGTCCCGACCACCGTGCTCGCCATGGTCGACGCGGCCGTCGGCGGCAAGACCGGCATCAACACCGCCGAGGGGAAGAACCTCGTCGGCGCCTTCCACCCGCCGGCCGGGGTCATCTGCGACCTGGCCGCGCTGGACTCGCTGCCCGTCAACGACTACGTCAGCGGCATGGCCGAGATCATCAAGGCGGGCTTCATCGCCGACCCGGTCATCCTCGACCTCGTCGAGTCGGACCCGCAGGGCGCCCGTACGCCGGACGGTCCGCACACCGCCGAACTCATCGAGCGCTCGATCCGGGTCAAGGCCGACGTGGTCTCCAGCGACCTGAAGGAGTCGGGGCTGCGGGAGATCCTCAACTACGGTCACACCCTGGCCCACGCCATCGAGAAGAACGAGCGCTACAAGTGGCGGCACGGCGCGGCCGTCTCCGTCGGCATGGTCTTCGCCGCCGAGCTGGGCCGCCTCGCGGGCCGGCTCGACGACGCCACCGCCGACCGGCACCGCAGCGTCCTGGAGTCCGTCGGGCTGCCGCTCACCTACCGCGGCGACCAGTGGCCCAAGCTGCTGGAGACCATGAAGGTCGACAAGAAGTCCCGCGGCAGCGTGCTGCGCTTCATCGTCCTCGACGGGCTCGGCAAGCCGACCGTGCTGGAGGGCCCCGACCCGGCCGTGCTGCTCGCGGCGTTCGGAGAGGTCTCCGCGTGA
- a CDS encoding shikimate kinase, translating to MGSGKTTVGELLAERLGVAFRDTDADIVAAEGREISDIFVDEGEARFRELERTAVAAAVAGHPGVLALGGGAVLDEGTRGLLGGLPVVYLSMEVEEAVRRVGLNQARPLLAVNPRRQWRELMDARRHLYTEVARAVVATDDRTPAEVADAVLDALELKTETPGETTPDPRQEKQ from the coding sequence ATGGGATCCGGCAAGACCACCGTCGGCGAACTGCTCGCCGAGCGGCTCGGCGTGGCGTTCCGCGACACCGACGCCGACATCGTCGCCGCCGAGGGCCGCGAGATCTCCGACATCTTCGTCGACGAGGGCGAGGCCCGCTTCCGGGAGCTGGAGCGCACCGCGGTCGCGGCCGCGGTCGCCGGCCACCCCGGGGTCCTCGCCCTCGGCGGCGGCGCGGTCCTCGACGAGGGCACCCGCGGGCTGCTCGGCGGCCTGCCGGTCGTCTACCTCTCGATGGAGGTGGAGGAGGCCGTCCGCCGGGTCGGCCTCAACCAGGCCAGGCCGCTGCTCGCCGTCAACCCCCGCCGCCAGTGGCGGGAGCTGATGGACGCCCGCCGCCACCTCTACACCGAGGTCGCCCGCGCCGTCGTCGCCACCGACGACCGCACCCCCGCCGAGGTCGCCGACGCCGTCCTCGACGCGCTGGAGCTGAAGACCGAGACACCGGGGGAGACGACCCCGGACCCCCGCCAGGAGAAGCAGTGA
- the aroC gene encoding chorismate synthase, producing the protein MSRLRWLTAGESHGPALVATLEGLPAGVPVTTDMVADHLARRRLGYGRGARMKFERDEVTFLGGVRHGLTMGSPVAVMVGNTEWPKWEKVMAADPVDPDELAQLARNAPLTRPRPGHADLAGMQKYALDEARPVLERASARETAARVALGAVARSYLKETAGIEIVSHVVELAAAKAPYGVVPVPADEERLDADPVRCLDADASKAMVAEIDQAHKDGDTLGGVVEVLAYGVPVGLGSHVHWDRRLDARLAGALMGIQAIKGVEVGDGFDLARVPGSQAHDEIVPTDEGIRRTSGRSGGTEGGMSTGELLRVRAAMKPIATVPRALRTVDVETGEPAAAHHQRSDVCAVPAAGIVAEAMVALVLADAVAEKFGGDSVTETRRNVRAYLDNLHIR; encoded by the coding sequence TTGAGCAGGTTGCGTTGGCTGACCGCGGGCGAGTCGCACGGACCCGCCCTGGTGGCGACGCTGGAGGGTCTTCCCGCCGGCGTCCCCGTCACCACCGACATGGTGGCTGACCACCTCGCCAGGCGGCGTCTCGGCTACGGGCGCGGTGCCCGGATGAAGTTCGAGCGCGACGAGGTCACCTTCCTGGGCGGCGTCCGCCACGGCCTGACCATGGGTTCGCCGGTCGCCGTGATGGTCGGCAACACCGAGTGGCCCAAGTGGGAGAAGGTCATGGCGGCCGACCCGGTGGATCCGGACGAGCTCGCGCAGCTCGCCCGCAACGCCCCGCTCACCCGCCCCCGCCCCGGTCACGCCGACCTCGCGGGCATGCAGAAGTACGCCCTCGACGAGGCGCGCCCGGTGCTGGAGCGCGCGAGCGCGCGGGAGACCGCGGCCCGGGTGGCCCTCGGGGCGGTCGCCCGCTCCTACCTCAAGGAGACGGCGGGCATCGAGATCGTCTCCCACGTCGTCGAACTGGCTGCCGCCAAGGCGCCGTACGGCGTCGTCCCCGTCCCCGCCGACGAGGAGCGCCTCGACGCCGACCCCGTCCGCTGCCTGGACGCCGACGCGAGCAAGGCGATGGTCGCCGAGATCGACCAGGCCCACAAGGACGGCGACACCCTCGGCGGCGTCGTCGAGGTGCTGGCCTACGGCGTGCCCGTCGGCCTCGGCTCGCACGTCCACTGGGACCGCAGGCTCGACGCCCGGCTGGCCGGCGCGCTCATGGGCATCCAGGCCATCAAGGGCGTCGAGGTCGGCGACGGTTTCGACCTCGCCCGGGTGCCCGGCTCCCAGGCCCACGACGAGATCGTCCCCACCGACGAGGGCATCCGCCGCACCTCCGGCCGCTCCGGCGGCACCGAGGGCGGCATGTCCACCGGTGAACTGCTGCGCGTGCGCGCCGCGATGAAGCCGATCGCGACCGTCCCGAGGGCGCTGCGCACCGTCGACGTGGAGACCGGCGAGCCCGCCGCCGCCCACCACCAGCGCAGCGACGTGTGCGCCGTGCCCGCCGCCGGCATCGTGGCCGAGGCCATGGTGGCGCTCGTCCTCGCGGACGCGGTCGCCGAGAAGTTCGGCGGCGACAGCGTCACCGAGACCCGGCGCAACGTCCGCGCCTACCTCGACAACCTCCACATCCGGTGA
- a CDS encoding shikimate dehydrogenase — MPVRPGARRAAVLGSPVAHSLSPVLHNAAYAAMGLAGRTYGRFEVDEAALPGFVASLDESWAGLSLTMPLKRAVIPLLDEISATAAAVEAVNTLIFTEDGRRTGDNTDIPGMIAALREAGVEKVDSAAVLGAGATASSALAALSHLCTGPVTAYVRSAARAAEMRGWGERLGVDVTVADWADAARALTAPLVVATTPSGTTDALAAAVPSRPGTLFDVLYEPWPTRLASAWGERGGAVVGGLDLLVHQAVLQCEQMTGVSPVPVEAMRTAGEEALRAR; from the coding sequence ATGCCAGTTAGGCCCGGGGCGCGGCGGGCGGCCGTGCTCGGTTCGCCCGTCGCCCACTCGCTCTCCCCGGTGCTCCACAACGCCGCGTACGCCGCCATGGGCCTGGCCGGCCGGACCTACGGGCGCTTCGAGGTGGACGAGGCCGCGCTGCCGGGGTTCGTCGCCTCCCTCGACGAGAGCTGGGCGGGCCTGTCGCTGACCATGCCGCTCAAGCGGGCCGTCATCCCGCTGCTCGACGAGATCAGCGCGACGGCGGCCGCCGTGGAGGCGGTGAACACGCTGATCTTCACCGAGGACGGGCGCAGGACCGGCGACAACACCGACATCCCGGGGATGATCGCCGCCCTGCGCGAGGCCGGTGTGGAGAAGGTGGACTCCGCCGCCGTCCTCGGCGCGGGGGCCACCGCGTCCTCCGCGCTGGCCGCCCTGTCGCACCTGTGCACGGGCCCGGTCACCGCCTACGTCCGCAGCGCCGCCCGGGCGGCGGAGATGCGCGGCTGGGGAGAGCGGCTCGGCGTCGACGTCACGGTCGCGGACTGGGCCGATGCCGCCCGGGCCCTGACCGCACCCCTGGTGGTGGCCACCACGCCCTCGGGCACCACCGATGCACTGGCGGCCGCGGTCCCGTCCCGGCCCGGCACCCTCTTCGACGTCCTGTACGAGCCGTGGCCCACCCGGCTGGCGTCGGCCTGGGGCGAGCGGGGCGGCGCCGTCGTCGGCGGCCTGGACCTGCTGGTCCACCAGGCGGTGCTCCAGTGCGAGCAGATGACGGGCGTCTCCCCGGTACCGGTCGAGGCCATGCGCACGGCGGGCGAAGAGGCCCTGCGGGCCCGCTAG
- the mltG gene encoding endolytic transglycosylase MltG has protein sequence MTEYGRGPGSEPWHPEDPLYGDQGWGGRQSTEGHAPYAGESPQYQQQGQHQQHGGQQDPYAQQQYGQQDPYAQQQQQQQYGGQDPYAQQQYAQQQYQQQGQHQQYGGQQDPYAQQQYGQQDPYAQQQQQQQYGGQGYDGSWDTGQQAAVPYGTDGTGGHGAHPQGYGSRQEADYYATPEAYPPPEPPSRRGRPQPEPEPVSDWDREAEQEEDHPFFTGEDARTGRRGESRGRGREQAGGGDGGHDGDDGDDDGYDDHDDAPRSGGGRGAGKRKGGRNGLACLVVAAVLVGGVGGVGYFGYQFWQDRGTVEDFAGSGTGQVSVEIPKGATGSTIGQILKREGVVKSVDAFIQAQNDNPKGRSIQDGNYLLKKEMSAKSAVELMLSDASRNNLIIAEGRRNATIYADIDKRLGLEAGTTEDVAEKNADSLGLPEWAKGHADLKDPLEGFLFPAAYPVAKGAKPEDVLKKMVARANQEYEKAGLEEKADGLGLKSPWELLTIASLVQVEGKTHDDFRKMSEVVYNRLKPTNTETNQLLQFDSAFNYLKGESNIDISEAEINKNQDPYNTYTQRGLTPGPISNPGNDAIAAALNPTDEGWMYFVATDGMKVTEFAKTHRDFLKLKDKFNAS, from the coding sequence ATGACTGAGTATGGCCGGGGCCCCGGCTCCGAACCGTGGCATCCCGAGGACCCGTTGTACGGGGACCAGGGATGGGGAGGCCGGCAGTCCACCGAGGGTCACGCTCCGTACGCCGGTGAGTCCCCGCAGTATCAGCAGCAGGGGCAGCACCAGCAGCACGGCGGGCAGCAGGATCCCTACGCCCAGCAGCAGTACGGGCAGCAGGACCCGTACGCGCAGCAGCAACAGCAGCAGCAGTACGGCGGCCAGGACCCGTACGCGCAGCAGCAGTACGCGCAGCAGCAGTACCAGCAGCAGGGGCAGCACCAGCAGTACGGCGGGCAGCAGGACCCGTACGCCCAGCAGCAGTACGGGCAGCAGGACCCGTACGCGCAGCAGCAACAGCAGCAGCAGTACGGCGGCCAGGGCTACGACGGATCCTGGGACACCGGTCAGCAGGCGGCCGTGCCGTACGGCACGGACGGGACGGGCGGTCACGGCGCCCACCCCCAGGGCTACGGCAGCCGGCAGGAGGCCGACTACTACGCCACCCCCGAGGCCTACCCGCCGCCGGAACCGCCCTCCCGCCGCGGCCGTCCCCAGCCCGAACCGGAACCCGTCTCCGACTGGGACCGGGAGGCCGAGCAGGAGGAGGACCACCCGTTCTTCACCGGTGAGGACGCCCGCACGGGCCGCCGCGGCGAGAGCCGCGGACGCGGGCGTGAGCAGGCCGGGGGCGGCGACGGCGGTCACGACGGGGACGACGGCGACGACGACGGATACGACGACCACGACGACGCCCCGCGCTCCGGCGGCGGTCGCGGCGCCGGTAAGCGGAAGGGCGGCCGGAACGGCCTGGCGTGCCTGGTCGTCGCGGCGGTCCTGGTCGGCGGCGTCGGCGGGGTCGGGTACTTCGGCTACCAGTTCTGGCAGGACCGCGGCACGGTCGAGGACTTCGCCGGATCGGGCACCGGCCAGGTCTCGGTCGAGATCCCCAAGGGGGCGACCGGTTCGACGATCGGTCAGATCCTCAAGCGCGAGGGCGTCGTCAAGAGCGTCGACGCCTTCATCCAGGCCCAGAACGACAACCCCAAGGGCCGCTCCATCCAGGACGGCAACTACCTCCTGAAGAAGGAGATGTCGGCGAAGAGCGCGGTCGAGCTGATGCTCAGCGACGCCAGCCGCAACAACCTGATCATCGCCGAGGGCCGCCGCAACGCCACGATCTACGCCGACATCGACAAGAGGCTCGGCCTGGAGGCCGGCACCACCGAGGACGTCGCCGAGAAGAACGCGGACTCGCTCGGACTCCCCGAATGGGCCAAGGGCCACGCCGACCTGAAGGACCCGCTGGAGGGCTTCCTCTTCCCGGCCGCCTATCCCGTCGCCAAGGGCGCCAAGCCCGAGGACGTCCTGAAGAAGATGGTCGCCCGCGCGAACCAGGAGTACGAGAAGGCCGGCCTGGAGGAGAAGGCCGACGGGCTGGGCCTGAAGAGCCCCTGGGAACTGCTGACGATCGCCAGCCTCGTCCAGGTCGAGGGCAAGACGCACGACGACTTCCGCAAGATGTCCGAGGTCGTCTACAACCGCCTCAAGCCGACCAACACCGAGACCAACCAGCTGCTCCAGTTCGACTCGGCCTTCAACTACCTCAAGGGCGAGAGCAACATCGACATCTCCGAGGCCGAGATCAACAAGAACCAGGACCCGTACAACACGTACACCCAGCGGGGCCTGACACCGGGGCCGATCAGCAACCCGGGCAACGACGCCATCGCGGCGGCGCTGAACCCGACGGACGAAGGCTGGATGTACTTCGTCGCCACGGACGGCATGAAGGTGACGGAGTTCGCCAAGACCCACAGAGACTTCCTGAAGCTGAAGGACAAGTTCAATGCCAGTTAG
- the ruvX gene encoding Holliday junction resolvase RuvX: MRRGRRLAVDVGDARIGVASCDPDGLLATPVETVPGRDVPAAHRRLRQLVEEYEPIEIVVGLPRSLSGTEGPAAKKVRSFARTLAQGVKPVPVRLVDERMTTVTATAGLRASGVKAKKGRSVVDQAAAVVILQNALESERVSGRPPGEGVETIV; encoded by the coding sequence ATGCGCAGAGGACGCCGCCTCGCGGTCGACGTCGGCGACGCCCGGATCGGGGTCGCCTCGTGCGACCCGGACGGGCTGCTCGCCACACCGGTGGAGACCGTCCCCGGCCGGGACGTCCCGGCCGCACACCGGCGGCTGCGGCAACTGGTGGAGGAGTACGAGCCGATCGAGATCGTGGTGGGGCTGCCCCGCTCGCTCAGCGGCACGGAGGGACCGGCGGCCAAGAAGGTCCGTTCCTTCGCCCGCACGCTCGCCCAGGGCGTCAAGCCGGTGCCCGTCCGTCTGGTCGACGAGCGGATGACGACGGTCACGGCCACCGCGGGGCTGCGGGCGTCGGGCGTGAAGGCGAAGAAGGGCCGGTCCGTCGTCGACCAGGCCGCCGCCGTGGTGATCCTGCAGAACGCCCTGGAGTCCGAACGGGTGTCGGGCCGACCCCCGGGCGAGGGCGTCGAAACGATTGTCTGA